From the genome of Gaiellales bacterium:
CCACGCTGGCGGCGGCGATCGCGAAGGCGCGGTCGTACTCCATGCCGAAGGACAACATCGAGCGCGCGATCGCCCGGGCGACCGGCGGCGGCGAGAACGCCGACGCCTACGAGGCCGTGACCTACGAGGGCTACGGGCCGGAGGGGGTCGCGATCATCGTCGAGGCGCTCACCGACAACCGCAACCGCACCGCCGCGGACGTCCGCTCGATGTTCACGCGGTCGAATTCGAGCCTGGGTACGCCCGGGTCGGTCGCCTGGCAGTTCGAGCGCAAGGGCGTGATCCTCGTGCCCGCCGACGAGGCCGGCGAGGACGACGTCGTCCTGGCTGCGGCCGACGCCGGCGCAGAGGACGTCGGCCAGGACGAGTCGAGCTGGCAGGTCACCACCGCCCCGACCGACCTGGCCGCGGTGCGCGACGGGCTCGAGGCCGCGGGCATCCCGATCACCTCCGCCGAGCTGACGATGGTGCCGAAGACGACGGTCGAGCTGGACGAGTCCGGCGCCCGCCAGCTGCTGCGCCTGATCGACTCGCTGGAAGACCTGGACGACGTCCAGGAGGTGCACGCGAACTTCGACATCCCGGAGGCCGTGCTCGAAGCCGTGGCCGGCTGACGCACCAGGCGGGGTCAGACCCCTTTTGGTGCGCGAACGGGCGTTCGGCTGACGTCCGCTCCGGGCGGTACAGTGGGCGCATGATCCTGCTGGGAATCGATCCCGGCACCGCCGAGACGGGGTACGGCGTCATCACGGTGCAGGGCAGCCGGTTGGAGGCCGTGGACCACGGCGTCATCGCCACGTCCGCGCGCGAGCCGCTGGAGCAGCGCCTCGTGCACATCTTCGCCGAGGTGACGGACCTCATCGCGCGGCACGGGCCGGCATCGTGCGCCCTCGAAGACCTGTTCGTCGGCGGCAACCCGCGCACGATCCTCTCGGTCGGCCATGCCCGCGGCGCCGTCCTCACCGCCTGCGGGCGCGCGGGGATCCCGGCGACGGGCTATCCGCCCGCCGAGGTGAAGATGACGGTCTGCGGCTTCGGCCGCGCCGAGAAGTCGCAGGTGCAGCGGATGGTGACGGCGTCGCTGCGGCTCGACCGCCCGCCCGCCTCCGAGCACGCCGCCGACGCGCTCGCCGTCGCCGTATGCCACGCGCACTCCTCGCGCACGAATGCCGCGCTCAAGGCGGCGGCGGGATGATCGCCTCGCTGCGCGGCCGAGTCGTCTCGAGCGCTGGCGGCGCGACCGTCCTCGACGTCGGCGGGGTCGGCTACCGGCTCGCGACGACCACGACTGCATCCCGGCGCGCGGCCGCCGCCGGCGACGGCGAGGTCACCCTGCTCACGCACCTGCACGTCCGCGAAGACGCGCTCCTGCTGTACGGATTCGCGTCGGAGGCGGAGCGCTCGCTGTTCGAGATGCTGCTGGGCGTCTCCGGCGTCGGCCCCAAGGCCGCCCTCGCCATCGTCTCCGGCT
Proteins encoded in this window:
- a CDS encoding YebC/PmpR family DNA-binding transcriptional regulator; the protein is MSGHSKWSTIKHKKGAEDKRRGQLFTKLSRAIIVAAKEGGPDPDANATLAAAIAKARSYSMPKDNIERAIARATGGGENADAYEAVTYEGYGPEGVAIIVEALTDNRNRTAADVRSMFTRSNSSLGTPGSVAWQFERKGVILVPADEAGEDDVVLAAADAGAEDVGQDESSWQVTTAPTDLAAVRDGLEAAGIPITSAELTMVPKTTVELDESGARQLLRLIDSLEDLDDVQEVHANFDIPEAVLEAVAG
- the ruvC gene encoding crossover junction endodeoxyribonuclease RuvC, producing MILLGIDPGTAETGYGVITVQGSRLEAVDHGVIATSAREPLEQRLVHIFAEVTDLIARHGPASCALEDLFVGGNPRTILSVGHARGAVLTACGRAGIPATGYPPAEVKMTVCGFGRAEKSQVQRMVTASLRLDRPPASEHAADALAVAVCHAHSSRTNAALKAAAG